In Arthrobacter citreus, a single genomic region encodes these proteins:
- a CDS encoding dihydroorotase encodes MKYLFKNGVILQENGELLNRDVLVVNGKISVIAETIVDEDAVQIELNGKLLSAGLIDVHVHLREPGGEHKETIETGTKAAARGGFTSIAAMPNTRPVPDTIEHLTALNKKIEETAVVNVLPYASITIRQAGEEQTDFEGLKENGAFAFTDDGVGVQSAEMMYKAMQKAAELNVSIVAHCEENTLIQKGCVHEGKFSKENGLNGIPSICESVQIARDVLLAEATGCHYHVCHISTKESVRVVRDAKRAGINVTAEVSPHHLILCEDDIPGLDTNFKMNPPLRSAIDRDALIEGLMDGTIDMIATDHAPHTAEEKAQGMQLAPFGIVGLETAFPLLNTHFVETGKMTLQQLINFLTTKPAEVFNLNRGKIEVGAVADLTVIDLELEEEIDSTTFLSKGKNTPFDGWKCKGWPVMTMVNGKLVYEREELTV; translated from the coding sequence ATGAAGTACTTGTTTAAAAACGGTGTCATCTTACAAGAAAATGGTGAACTTCTAAATAGAGACGTATTAGTCGTTAATGGAAAAATTTCAGTGATTGCTGAAACAATCGTTGATGAAGATGCAGTACAAATTGAGTTAAACGGCAAATTACTTTCAGCCGGTTTAATAGATGTTCATGTTCATCTTCGCGAGCCAGGTGGTGAACATAAGGAGACAATCGAAACAGGTACAAAAGCAGCTGCAAGAGGTGGATTTACATCAATTGCAGCAATGCCAAATACTCGTCCAGTACCAGATACAATCGAACACTTAACAGCTTTAAATAAGAAAATAGAAGAAACAGCAGTTGTAAATGTATTACCATATGCATCAATTACAATACGACAAGCTGGTGAAGAGCAAACAGACTTTGAAGGCTTAAAAGAAAACGGAGCATTTGCATTCACAGATGATGGTGTAGGAGTTCAATCTGCTGAAATGATGTACAAAGCAATGCAAAAAGCTGCAGAGCTAAACGTATCAATCGTTGCACACTGTGAAGAAAACACGCTAATTCAAAAAGGTTGTGTTCACGAAGGCAAGTTTTCAAAAGAAAATGGCTTAAATGGGATCCCTTCAATCTGTGAAAGTGTTCAAATTGCTCGAGATGTTTTACTAGCTGAAGCTACAGGATGTCATTATCATGTTTGCCATATCAGTACAAAAGAATCAGTAAGAGTAGTACGCGATGCTAAACGAGCTGGTATAAATGTAACTGCTGAGGTCTCTCCACACCATTTAATTCTTTGTGAAGATGATATCCCAGGCTTAGATACAAATTTCAAAATGAATCCACCTTTAAGAAGTGCAATCGACAGAGACGCATTAATTGAAGGATTAATGGATGGAACAATCGACATGATTGCAACAGATCATGCACCTCATACAGCTGAGGAAAAAGCACAAGGAATGCAATTAGCACCATTTGGAATTGTAGGATTAGAAACAGCATTTCCATTATTAAACACACACTTTGTTGAAACAGGGAAAATGACATTACAGCAATTAATCAACTTTTTAACAACTAAACCTGCTGAAGTTTTTAACTTAAACAGAGGGAAAATTGAAGTTGGAGCGGTGGCAGACTTAACTGTAATCGACTTAGAGTTAGAAGAGGAAATCGATTCAACAACATTCCTTTCGAAAGGTAAAAACACACCATTTGATGGCTGGAAATGTAAAGGTTGGCCGGTAATGACAATGGTAAATGGCAAATTAGTATATGAAAGAGAGGAATTAACAGTATGA
- a CDS encoding RluA family pseudouridine synthase, with protein sequence MTVFAFTVQEDQHLERIDTFISAQNDEWSRSQVQIWLKEDFVLVNGDKIKRNYKVKQGDEISVSVPDPKPLEVIAEDIPLEIYYEDSDVIVVNKPRGMVVHPALGHETGTLVNALMYHCKDLSGINGILRPGIVHRIDKDTSGLLMVAKNDVAHEKLAEQLREKTTVRKYIAIVHGVIPHEEGTIDAPIGRDKSDRQSMTVTDENSKEAVTHFRVLDRFEEFTLVECQLETGRTHQIRVHMKYIGFPLAGDPKYGPRKTLDIDGQALHAAVLGFKHPRTNEYLEFSSPIPKVLENIIEHLRR encoded by the coding sequence ATGACAGTTTTTGCTTTTACAGTTCAAGAGGATCAACATTTAGAAAGAATCGATACATTTATTTCGGCCCAAAATGATGAGTGGTCAAGATCGCAGGTTCAAATATGGTTAAAAGAAGATTTTGTATTAGTGAACGGTGATAAAATTAAACGGAATTATAAAGTAAAACAGGGCGATGAAATATCAGTTTCAGTACCTGATCCAAAGCCATTAGAAGTGATAGCTGAAGATATCCCACTTGAAATTTATTACGAAGATTCTGATGTAATCGTTGTAAATAAACCACGTGGTATGGTTGTGCATCCTGCATTAGGTCATGAAACGGGTACTTTAGTCAATGCGCTAATGTATCATTGTAAAGATTTATCTGGTATTAACGGTATATTAAGACCTGGTATTGTTCATCGAATTGATAAAGATACTTCAGGATTATTAATGGTTGCCAAAAATGATGTAGCTCACGAAAAGCTTGCAGAGCAATTACGTGAAAAAACGACTGTACGTAAATATATTGCAATTGTACATGGTGTTATTCCACATGAGGAAGGCACAATTGATGCACCAATTGGACGAGATAAGAGTGATCGTCAAAGTATGACAGTTACTGATGAAAATAGTAAAGAAGCAGTTACTCATTTTAGAGTTTTAGATCGCTTTGAGGAGTTTACTTTAGTAGAATGTCAGCTTGAAACGGGTCGTACGCATCAAATTCGTGTTCATATGAAGTATATTGGATTCCCATTAGCTGGTGATCCTAAATATGGTCCACGTAAAACGTTAGATATTGATGGTCAAGCTCTACATGCAGCTGTTTTAGGGTTTAAACATCCTAGAACAAATGAGTATTTAGAGTTCTCATCACCTATTCCAAAAGTACTAGAAAATATTATTGAACATTTACGTAGATAA
- the pyrR gene encoding bifunctional pyr operon transcriptional regulator/uracil phosphoribosyltransferase PyrR, translated as MTEKAIILDELAIRRGLTRIAHEMLENNKGIENIVLVGIKTRGVYLAKRIAERIKQIEGKDVIMGDLDITLYRDDLSTKTENKEPLVKGSNVPVDLTNKKVILVDDVLYTGRTVRAAMDAVMDLGRPAQIQLAVLVDRGHRELPVRADYVGKNIPTSSNEKVVVALKETDDHDKVSIFEK; from the coding sequence ATGACTGAAAAAGCAATCATCTTAGACGAACTTGCAATTAGACGTGGTCTAACAAGAATTGCACATGAAATGCTAGAGAATAACAAAGGCATTGAAAACATCGTTTTAGTAGGAATTAAAACAAGAGGTGTTTATCTAGCAAAACGAATTGCAGAACGAATTAAACAAATTGAAGGTAAAGATGTAATCATGGGTGATTTAGATATTACACTTTATCGAGACGATTTATCAACAAAGACAGAAAACAAAGAACCATTAGTGAAAGGTTCAAATGTTCCTGTTGACCTAACAAACAAAAAAGTAATTTTAGTTGATGATGTGCTTTACACAGGTAGAACAGTTCGTGCCGCAATGGACGCTGTTATGGACCTAGGTAGACCGGCACAAATTCAATTAGCAGTACTAGTAGATCGAGGACATCGTGAACTTCCAGTAAGAGCTGACTATGTTGGTAAAAATATTCCAACATCGAGTAATGAAAAAGTAGTCGTAGCTTTAAAGGAAACAGATGACCACGATAAAGTAAGTATATTTGAAAAATAA
- a CDS encoding CAP domain-containing protein: MFYKFVNVGVSTNASIEQQILDLVNIERGQGGLKPLTVSSYLNGTAQNWSQTMSNAHSMYHSTLDFKGGYKGENIAQGQTTAKEVMTDWMNSPGHRANIMSANFKQIGVGKVGTYWTQQFTD; encoded by the coding sequence ATGTTTTACAAATTTGTAAATGTGGGTGTAAGTACAAATGCTTCGATCGAACAACAAATTTTAGATTTAGTAAATATCGAGCGTGGTCAAGGCGGATTAAAGCCACTAACAGTATCGAGCTATTTAAACGGGACAGCACAAAACTGGTCTCAAACGATGAGTAATGCACACAGTATGTATCATTCCACTTTAGACTTTAAAGGTGGCTATAAAGGGGAAAACATTGCACAAGGGCAAACGACAGCTAAAGAAGTTATGACTGATTGGATGAACTCACCAGGACATAGAGCGAATATTATGAGCGCTAACTTTAAACAAATTGGTGTAGGTAAAGTAGGAACTTATTGGACACAGCAATTTACAGACTGA
- the carA gene encoding glutamine-hydrolyzing carbamoyl-phosphate synthase small subunit encodes MMRQLILEDGTVFVGEGFGSEVETTGEIVFTTGMTGYQEVLTDPSYCGQIVTFTYPLVGNYGINLEDFESIVPAVHGLIVKEYAEHPSNFRNKMSLDQYCKDKGIPGLAGIDTRMLTKKLREVGTMKGKFCSMEANVDEVVAELANTPLFTNHVERVSTHKPYRSPGRGHRVVLVDFGMKHGILRELTNRKCDVTVVPYNVSAKEIFLLAPDGIMLSNGPGDPKDVQVAIEMIKEVVGKVPLFGICLGHQLFALANGGNTSKLKFGHRGANHPVKHLETGKVAITSQNHGYAVETESIEGTDLEVTHVALNDGTVEGLKHKKYPAFTVQYHPEASPGPEDANYLFDEFISMMEAQKREGNLQCQNA; translated from the coding sequence ATGATGCGTCAATTAATATTAGAAGACGGTACAGTTTTTGTAGGAGAAGGATTTGGTAGCGAAGTTGAAACAACAGGAGAAATAGTATTTACAACAGGTATGACAGGATATCAAGAAGTATTAACTGACCCATCTTACTGTGGACAAATCGTAACATTCACTTACCCATTAGTAGGTAACTACGGAATTAATTTAGAGGATTTTGAAAGTATCGTACCAGCAGTTCACGGCTTAATTGTAAAGGAATATGCTGAGCACCCATCAAATTTCCGAAACAAAATGAGTTTAGATCAATACTGTAAAGACAAAGGAATCCCGGGTCTAGCAGGAATCGATACACGCATGTTAACGAAAAAGTTACGTGAAGTTGGAACAATGAAAGGTAAGTTCTGCAGCATGGAAGCAAATGTTGATGAAGTAGTTGCAGAATTAGCAAACACACCGTTATTCACAAATCATGTAGAGCGAGTTTCTACACACAAACCATATAGAAGTCCAGGTAGAGGACACCGAGTGGTTTTAGTAGATTTCGGTATGAAACACGGTATCTTAAGAGAATTAACAAATCGTAAATGTGACGTTACAGTTGTACCTTATAACGTATCGGCAAAAGAAATATTCTTACTAGCTCCAGATGGAATTATGTTAAGTAATGGACCTGGAGATCCAAAAGATGTTCAAGTAGCAATCGAAATGATTAAAGAAGTAGTTGGTAAAGTACCATTATTTGGAATTTGCTTAGGTCACCAATTATTCGCACTAGCAAATGGAGGAAATACTTCAAAACTTAAATTCGGACACCGTGGTGCGAACCATCCAGTTAAGCATTTAGAAACAGGTAAAGTAGCAATCACTTCACAAAATCACGGTTATGCTGTAGAAACAGAGTCAATTGAAGGAACTGACTTAGAAGTAACACATGTTGCATTAAATGATGGAACAGTAGAAGGACTTAAACACAAGAAATATCCAGCTTTCACAGTACAATATCACCCAGAAGCATCACCAGGACCAGAAGATGCAAACTACTTATTTGACGAATTTATTAGCATGATGGAAGCACAGAAGAGAGAGGGGAACTTACAATGCCAAAACGCGTAG
- a CDS encoding uracil permease: MKQKPVLEINEKPNLGQWFFLSLQHLFAMFGSTVLAPILIGINPSIALISSGIGTIVFVLITRGKVPSYLGSSFAFIAPMIYAKTNLEPGAAFVGVFITGIIYAVIALIINKVGVKWLFRVLPPIVVGPVIIVIGLSLSSVAVGMAMNGADHKYSSTSITIALITLAITIITALFTKGFLSVIPILVGIIGGYISSIFFGVVDFTGIAKAHWLAVPDFSVPFVNYTPHVTFQLLIIFVPVAIVTISEHIGHQVVLGSVVNKDLIKDPGLDKSLFGDAVSTMIAGLIGGPTTTTYGENIGVLAITRAYSVYLFIGAAIFAMVFGFIGKISALISSIPTPVMGGISILLFGIIASSGLRVLVENKTDFSKQRNLIIASVILVLGIGGAAIHIGKTFALEGMALSALIGVVLNLVLPENIGGDRKIEKDQNDNSLAS; this comes from the coding sequence ATAAAACAAAAACCTGTACTTGAGATAAATGAAAAACCGAATTTAGGTCAATGGTTTTTCCTGAGTTTACAACATTTATTCGCAATGTTTGGATCTACAGTATTAGCTCCAATCTTAATCGGAATTAATCCTTCAATCGCACTAATATCAAGTGGAATTGGAACGATCGTATTCGTCCTAATTACTAGAGGAAAAGTGCCATCATACCTAGGGTCATCATTCGCTTTCATAGCTCCAATGATCTATGCGAAAACAAATTTAGAACCTGGTGCAGCGTTCGTAGGAGTTTTCATCACAGGTATTATTTACGCAGTCATCGCACTAATCATAAACAAAGTAGGCGTGAAATGGTTGTTCAGAGTATTACCACCAATCGTTGTTGGACCGGTAATCATCGTAATCGGTTTAAGCTTATCATCGGTAGCGGTTGGAATGGCAATGAACGGAGCAGACCATAAATACAGCTCAACATCAATCACAATCGCATTAATTACACTAGCGATCACAATCATCACAGCATTATTCACAAAAGGTTTCTTATCAGTCATACCAATCTTAGTAGGAATTATCGGTGGATATATAAGTTCAATCTTCTTTGGAGTAGTAGATTTCACAGGAATTGCAAAAGCACATTGGTTAGCAGTACCAGATTTCTCAGTACCATTTGTAAACTACACGCCGCATGTCACATTCCAGCTACTAATCATCTTTGTACCAGTAGCAATCGTGACAATCTCAGAACATATAGGTCACCAAGTAGTACTTGGAAGTGTTGTAAATAAAGACTTAATTAAAGATCCTGGATTAGATAAGTCATTATTCGGAGATGCAGTTTCAACAATGATTGCAGGTCTAATCGGTGGACCTACGACAACAACTTACGGTGAAAACATAGGAGTGCTAGCAATTACAAGAGCATACAGCGTATACCTGTTCATCGGTGCTGCAATCTTCGCCATGGTATTCGGATTCATCGGAAAAATATCAGCACTGATTAGCTCAATCCCAACACCAGTAATGGGTGGTATCTCAATCCTACTATTCGGAATCATCGCTTCAAGCGGATTGCGAGTACTTGTAGAAAACAAAACAGATTTCTCTAAACAGCGTAACTTAATCATCGCTTCAGTAATCTTAGTACTAGGTATTGGTGGAGCTGCAATACACATTGGTAAGACATTCGCACTAGAAGGAATGGCATTATCAGCTCTAATCGGAGTAGTCTTAAATTTAGTACTACCTGAGAACATTGGTGGAGATCGTAAAATTGAAAAAGATCAAAACGATAATAGCTTAGCTTCATAA
- the lspA gene encoding signal peptidase II: MAYIIALIVILIDQLTKLAVLKKMYYGENIEIIKNFFYITSHRNRGAAWGMLQGKMGFFYLITLVFVVAVIYFIQKHAKGHRFLGLSLGLVLGGAIGNFIDRFFRKEVVDFIHVYIFNYDFPVFNIADSALCVGVILLFIITLLEDKRGVKK; the protein is encoded by the coding sequence ATGGCATATATTATTGCATTAATTGTCATTTTAATTGATCAGCTGACAAAACTTGCGGTTTTAAAGAAGATGTATTATGGAGAAAATATTGAAATTATTAAAAATTTCTTTTACATAACTTCACATCGCAATCGCGGGGCAGCATGGGGAATGCTCCAAGGTAAAATGGGATTCTTTTATTTAATCACATTAGTTTTTGTAGTAGCGGTGATTTATTTTATTCAAAAGCACGCAAAGGGACATCGTTTCCTAGGTTTGTCGTTAGGACTGGTATTAGGAGGAGCAATCGGTAATTTCATTGATCGTTTCTTTAGAAAAGAAGTAGTTGATTTTATTCATGTTTATATTTTCAATTATGATTTCCCAGTATTTAATATCGCAGATTCAGCTCTTTGTGTAGGAGTTATTTTATTATTTATTATTACTTTATTGGAAGATAAAAGAGGAGTTAAGAAATGA
- a CDS encoding molecular chaperone DnaK, with amino-acid sequence MRSNEIFYIKQELEVIKNELLHRLFSEPISSSVIEYHHSIYEETNKHLMLVEDMQNDLYDIEIALQKIDNGLYGYCEVTGQPIPIDKLKILPTGRTLEDFSFVRNHY; translated from the coding sequence ATGAGGAGCAATGAAATTTTCTATATTAAACAAGAGCTCGAAGTAATTAAAAATGAATTGCTGCATCGTTTATTTTCTGAACCAATAAGCTCTTCGGTAATCGAGTATCATCATTCTATTTATGAAGAGACAAATAAGCATCTTATGCTAGTTGAAGATATGCAAAATGACTTATATGATATTGAGATTGCTTTACAAAAAATTGATAATGGATTGTATGGTTATTGTGAAGTAACTGGGCAACCTATCCCAATTGATAAGTTAAAAATCCTTCCAACAGGTCGAACCTTGGAGGATTTTAGTTTTGTGAGAAATCATTACTAA
- a CDS encoding glycerophosphodiester phosphodiesterase, whose protein sequence is MKGKRRLFILFTFIFVIFCTSEKYPCHKKAYSYTIKQKTETVVQRNKHTNPYDWVEGNKFIAHGLGGLEGNKRVTNSKEALENSYKNGYRIVEVDFVITTDGQLVARHDWKEYMFAFLGQHVSADKLGKPLNLNEFRSLMIHKKYHPLTLEEIVRLMKIYPDLYLVTDTKSNSKDEVIKVFSNIVSTVSQIEPSVLERIIPQLYTIEMYDFINNIYPFKSYILTLYQGNITNDEAIEFVKDKGIKVVTMPVTLVNTEFITRLRQINVRVYVNTINDKSIYHHYQIMGVHGVYSDYLIPNEYRTDFLFPHEFKTKINP, encoded by the coding sequence TTGAAAGGTAAACGTAGACTATTCATTTTATTTACTTTCATATTTGTTATTTTCTGCACTAGCGAGAAATACCCATGCCATAAAAAAGCTTATTCATATACGATAAAACAAAAAACTGAAACTGTTGTACAAAGAAATAAACATACAAATCCATATGATTGGGTAGAAGGTAACAAATTCATCGCACATGGGTTAGGTGGTTTAGAAGGAAATAAAAGAGTTACAAATAGTAAAGAAGCTTTAGAAAACAGTTACAAAAATGGTTATCGAATTGTAGAAGTAGATTTTGTTATTACAACAGACGGTCAATTAGTAGCAAGGCACGATTGGAAAGAATATATGTTTGCATTTTTAGGTCAACATGTCTCAGCTGATAAACTTGGTAAACCATTGAATTTGAATGAATTTAGATCCCTAATGATTCATAAAAAATATCATCCACTTACGCTTGAAGAAATAGTAAGATTAATGAAAATCTACCCCGATCTTTATCTTGTAACTGATACAAAAAGTAATTCGAAAGATGAAGTCATAAAGGTTTTTTCTAATATCGTAAGTACAGTTAGTCAAATCGAACCTTCTGTTTTAGAACGAATCATTCCTCAATTATATACAATTGAAATGTATGACTTTATAAATAATATTTATCCATTTAAAAGTTATATTTTGACACTTTATCAAGGTAACATTACAAATGATGAAGCAATTGAATTCGTTAAAGACAAAGGAATTAAGGTTGTCACAATGCCAGTGACTTTGGTAAATACAGAATTTATTACTCGTTTAAGACAAATTAATGTTAGAGTTTATGTAAATACAATAAATGATAAATCTATTTATCATCACTATCAAATAATGGGAGTTCATGGGGTCTATTCTGATTATCTAATTCCGAATGAATACAGGACTGATTTTCTTTTTCCTCACGAATTCAAAACTAAAATAAATCCATAA
- a CDS encoding aspartate carbamoyltransferase catalytic subunit: MNHLLTMSDLTKEEIQDLLNQAQNFANGEISSLKRQTFVANLFFENSTRTRFSFEVAQKKLGLEVINLAVESSSIQKGETLYDTVKTLQAIGVEAVIIRHTEDEYFQEIKDAGMPILNAGDGCGNHPTQCLLDLLTIKQEFGSFEGLKVAIAGDLRHSRVARSNAEALTRLGAKVYFASPDEWKDDKNTYGAYKNLDELVEEVDVMMLLRVQHERHDGKTNHIMENYLQNHGLTIEREAKMKPNSIIMHPAPFNRDVEIASELVECERSRIFKQMENGVYVRMAVLKRALPTVWGEMKNEVLV, encoded by the coding sequence ATGAATCATTTATTAACCATGTCTGATTTAACAAAAGAAGAAATTCAAGATTTGCTAAACCAAGCTCAAAACTTTGCAAATGGAGAAATAAGTAGCCTGAAACGTCAGACATTTGTTGCAAATTTGTTTTTTGAGAATAGTACGAGAACTCGCTTTAGTTTTGAAGTAGCACAGAAGAAACTTGGTCTTGAGGTAATTAATTTAGCTGTTGAAAGCTCAAGTATTCAAAAAGGTGAAACTTTATATGACACAGTTAAAACACTTCAAGCAATTGGAGTTGAAGCAGTCATAATACGTCATACTGAAGACGAGTATTTTCAAGAAATTAAAGATGCAGGAATGCCAATCCTGAATGCCGGCGATGGATGTGGAAACCACCCAACACAATGCTTACTTGACTTACTAACGATCAAACAAGAATTTGGTAGCTTTGAAGGATTAAAAGTAGCAATAGCTGGGGACTTAAGACATTCAAGAGTTGCTCGCTCTAATGCTGAAGCACTAACGAGACTTGGAGCAAAAGTATACTTCGCAAGTCCAGATGAATGGAAAGACGATAAAAATACTTATGGAGCATATAAAAATTTAGATGAATTAGTTGAAGAAGTTGATGTAATGATGTTACTGAGAGTACAGCATGAAAGACATGACGGAAAAACTAATCACATAATGGAAAATTACTTACAAAACCATGGACTAACAATTGAAAGAGAAGCAAAAATGAAACCAAATAGTATCATCATGCATCCAGCTCCATTTAATCGAGATGTAGAAATTGCGAGTGAATTAGTAGAGTGCGAGCGATCAAGAATCTTTAAGCAAATGGAAAATGGTGTATATGTACGAATGGCTGTTTTAAAAAGAGCCTTACCAACAGTATGGGGAGAGATGAAAAATGAAGTACTTGTTTAA